The following coding sequences lie in one Methylotuvimicrobium alcaliphilum 20Z genomic window:
- a CDS encoding ExeA family protein: MYTKFFGLKKKPFSLIPDPEFLYLSSKHRKALSTLQYGLMSHAGFTVITGEIGSGKTTLIRSMLDKIKDQCTVGVITNTHSAFGDLLTWVLGAFEINHETKSKAERYQLFVKFISEQARKRRRVVLIVDEAQNMEIETLEELRLLSNINVQQEIMLQLILIGQPELVDKLNEPQLIQFAQRISIEYHLTPLNFEETELYIDHRLQTAGSQTKIFNQSACAAIFYYSAGVPRLINNICDLAMVFAFANDTKEIGWKTIVEVINERKTGGINRFRGKHCPEPDLMQKVAEAEKLRRAILEKTGVDISKCH; this comes from the coding sequence ATGTACACAAAATTCTTCGGCCTTAAAAAAAAGCCATTCTCATTGATTCCAGACCCGGAATTCTTATACCTGAGCTCGAAGCATCGAAAAGCTTTAAGCACCTTGCAGTACGGCTTGATGAGTCACGCCGGCTTTACCGTAATAACAGGCGAAATCGGCTCAGGTAAAACCACACTGATTCGAAGTATGTTAGATAAAATCAAGGATCAGTGCACCGTCGGCGTTATCACTAATACGCATAGTGCTTTCGGTGATTTGTTGACCTGGGTACTAGGTGCGTTCGAAATCAATCACGAGACGAAATCCAAGGCAGAGCGCTATCAATTATTCGTCAAGTTCATTAGCGAACAAGCTCGCAAAAGGCGGCGCGTAGTACTGATTGTCGACGAAGCTCAGAACATGGAAATTGAAACACTGGAAGAGCTCAGGCTGCTCTCCAACATTAATGTCCAGCAAGAAATCATGCTCCAGTTGATTTTGATCGGCCAACCTGAGCTCGTGGATAAATTGAACGAACCGCAGTTAATTCAATTCGCTCAGCGTATTTCGATCGAATACCATCTTACTCCCCTTAACTTTGAGGAAACCGAACTTTATATCGACCATCGCTTGCAAACCGCCGGCAGCCAAACCAAAATATTCAATCAATCGGCTTGCGCGGCCATTTTTTATTACAGTGCCGGCGTTCCACGCCTAATCAACAACATATGCGATTTAGCAATGGTTTTTGCATTTGCCAACGATACCAAGGAGATTGGCTGGAAAACGATTGTCGAGGTAATCAACGAAAGAAAAACGGGCGGAATTAATCGTTTCAGAGGAAAGCATTGCCCGGAACCCGACTTAATGCAGAAAGTAGCGGAAGCGGAAAAATTACGCCGGGCAATCCTCGAAAAAACTGGAGTCGATATTTCAAAGTGTCATTAA
- a CDS encoding TFIIB-type zinc ribbon-containing protein, translated as MKRCHSCSAPLLANTNLCRYCGTRNDVDLHGKHHFVTIDHESERKCPHCAVSLHTIGLDLDDGLGEFMIERCEHCFGLFFDPGEIERLLKSSVSNVFSINQQLLNNISAERYQAHSKKVKYIRCPVCDAFMRRTNYGHRSGVVIDRCNAHGIWLDNGEITHLMEWKKAGGLLLHEQKFRHKPQIKQYVKSPTIPRYTSENPMSEPVLLDTLSSLIAKLFT; from the coding sequence ATGAAACGTTGTCATAGCTGCTCCGCGCCGCTGCTCGCCAATACCAATCTTTGCCGCTATTGCGGTACGCGAAATGACGTCGACTTGCATGGAAAGCATCATTTTGTCACCATCGATCATGAATCGGAACGAAAATGTCCGCACTGCGCCGTGTCTTTACATACGATTGGCCTAGACCTCGACGATGGCCTCGGCGAGTTTATGATAGAACGCTGCGAACACTGTTTCGGCTTATTTTTTGACCCCGGCGAGATTGAGCGATTGTTAAAAAGCTCGGTTTCGAATGTTTTCAGCATCAATCAACAATTGCTCAATAATATCAGCGCCGAGCGTTATCAAGCACACAGCAAAAAAGTCAAATACATCAGATGCCCGGTATGCGATGCCTTCATGCGACGCACCAACTACGGACACCGGAGCGGCGTCGTCATCGACCGATGTAATGCACACGGAATATGGCTCGATAATGGGGAAATTACGCACTTGATGGAATGGAAAAAAGCAGGCGGATTACTATTGCATGAGCAAAAGTTTCGCCATAAACCCCAAATAAAGCAATATGTTAAATCTCCTACAATACCTAGATATACTTCCGAAAATCCAATGAGCGAACCGGTTTTGCTAGACACGCTATCTTCATTGATTGCCAAACTTTTTACTTGA
- a CDS encoding HDOD domain-containing protein, whose protein sequence is MPLGQLLTEEEIQALKIRTESFAPGAALFIRGTEVDALVYLCKGMVYLETASGIGQEINEATLKALFPLSSGEFHQFTAIAKSNVTVIYIPKTVLLLNRNPINPLNNPLLASDSLQSNPFFLRFYEHFQQHDLKIPSFPDVALKLRRSAMHDIGIAEVVKIVNMDPVIAAKLIQIVNSPLYRTLNPITNCHDAVNRLGLKNTMNLVTAISMKSLIKSEKPTIKKRIQENWAQSIKVSCISYTLANLTRQVNPEEALLAGLLHNIGNLPMLMFADQLPESAFTVSDLDQCINSLQGQIGTITLERWEFPDNLKAVPVKVSNWFDHSGDTLNLSDIVLLAKFHFLLTPHENKVELPLINTLPAFQKLDSQLLTPEQSLQILQDAKQQINETMKYFLA, encoded by the coding sequence ATGCCTTTAGGGCAACTGTTAACCGAAGAAGAGATACAGGCTTTAAAAATTCGCACCGAAAGTTTCGCCCCGGGGGCTGCCCTTTTCATTCGCGGTACCGAGGTCGATGCACTCGTTTATCTGTGCAAAGGTATGGTGTATTTAGAAACGGCCAGCGGTATTGGGCAAGAAATTAACGAAGCCACGCTAAAAGCATTGTTTCCATTATCGAGCGGGGAATTTCACCAGTTTACCGCCATCGCCAAATCGAATGTCACGGTCATCTATATTCCAAAAACCGTATTACTACTTAACCGTAACCCGATTAACCCACTAAATAACCCACTACTTGCCTCCGATTCGCTACAAAGCAATCCATTTTTCCTCCGCTTTTACGAGCATTTTCAGCAACACGATTTAAAAATTCCCAGCTTTCCCGATGTCGCTTTAAAGCTGAGGCGATCGGCAATGCACGACATCGGCATTGCCGAAGTCGTCAAGATCGTCAACATGGATCCGGTTATCGCGGCAAAATTAATTCAAATCGTCAATAGTCCGTTATATCGAACACTCAACCCAATTACCAACTGTCATGACGCGGTTAATCGCTTGGGGCTTAAAAACACCATGAACCTGGTGACAGCGATCAGCATGAAAAGCCTGATAAAGAGCGAAAAACCAACGATCAAGAAGCGTATTCAGGAGAATTGGGCACAGAGCATTAAGGTTTCGTGTATTAGCTATACGCTGGCAAACTTGACTCGCCAAGTCAACCCGGAAGAAGCCCTGCTGGCCGGGCTTCTTCATAATATCGGAAACCTACCCATGTTAATGTTTGCCGACCAATTGCCGGAAAGCGCTTTCACAGTGAGTGATCTTGACCAATGCATCAATTCACTACAAGGTCAAATTGGCACGATCACCTTGGAAAGATGGGAGTTTCCTGATAATCTCAAAGCAGTTCCGGTAAAAGTAAGCAACTGGTTCGATCACTCCGGCGATACCTTAAATCTTAGTGATATTGTGTTGCTCGCTAAATTCCATTTCTTATTGACGCCGCATGAAAATAAGGTAGAACTGCCTTTAATCAATACTTTGCCGGCATTTCAAAAGCTGGATTCTCAATTATTGACTCCGGAACAATCATTGCAAATATTGCAAGATGCCAAACAACAAATTAACGAAACAATGAAATACTTTCTGGCTTGA
- the dusA gene encoding tRNA dihydrouridine(20/20a) synthase DusA, which yields MDQSEFKTCNEETVITSKSDSALPEIIASRKFCVAPMLDWTDRHCRYFYRLMSKHAYLYTEMITTGALLHGDRDRFLQYHPDENPLACQLGGSHPLELAACAKMVEDYGYHEVNLNVGCPSDRVQNGRFGACLMATPELVAECLSAMNRVVSIPVTVKCRIGIDDQDSYEALHRFITLVSEAGCRVFIIHARKAWLSGLSPKENREIPPLRYDVVYRIKRDFPKLEIILNGGVRSLDQALVINDEVNGVMVGREVYQNPYLLAGVDELFYRDFHAIKSREEIVEALLTYVGEQLKQGVRLYSIARHLLGLFHGVPGARSWRRYISENGTKQGADQNTLLKALDLISR from the coding sequence ATGGATCAATCTGAATTTAAAACTTGCAATGAAGAGACGGTCATCACATCGAAATCCGATTCAGCATTGCCGGAAATCATAGCGTCAAGAAAGTTTTGCGTCGCTCCGATGCTCGATTGGACGGACCGGCATTGCCGGTATTTTTATCGGTTGATGTCAAAACATGCTTACTTATATACCGAAATGATTACGACCGGTGCCTTACTGCATGGCGACCGGGATCGGTTTTTACAATACCATCCCGACGAAAATCCATTGGCATGTCAATTGGGCGGTAGTCATCCTCTGGAATTAGCGGCATGCGCTAAAATGGTTGAAGATTACGGCTATCACGAAGTTAACCTGAATGTCGGCTGTCCTAGCGACCGGGTCCAAAATGGACGATTCGGCGCATGTTTGATGGCGACTCCGGAATTAGTTGCCGAATGCTTATCGGCAATGAATCGGGTCGTGTCGATTCCGGTGACCGTCAAATGTCGGATCGGTATCGATGACCAAGATTCCTACGAAGCGTTACATCGTTTTATTACCCTGGTCTCCGAAGCCGGGTGCCGGGTGTTTATCATTCATGCCAGAAAAGCCTGGTTGAGCGGACTGTCTCCAAAGGAAAATCGGGAAATTCCGCCGCTACGCTACGATGTTGTATATCGAATCAAAAGGGATTTTCCAAAATTGGAAATTATTTTGAATGGCGGCGTCCGTTCATTGGATCAAGCGCTTGTCATTAATGACGAGGTCAATGGCGTCATGGTCGGAAGAGAGGTTTATCAGAATCCTTATTTATTAGCCGGTGTCGATGAACTGTTTTACCGGGACTTTCATGCAATCAAGAGCCGTGAAGAAATAGTAGAGGCTTTACTTACTTATGTGGGCGAGCAATTAAAACAAGGCGTGCGATTGTATTCGATAGCACGGCACCTGCTTGGGCTTTTTCACGGGGTTCCTGGTGCCAGGTCTTGGCGGCGGTATATTAGCGAAAACGGAACGAAACAGGGGGCCGATCAAAATACGCTACTCAAGGCATTAGATTTAATATCCCGATAA
- a CDS encoding MutS-related protein, translating into MKSTILQTWPENWPDTRSSRFAEGEPGVLDAGAFSAIEVDEIFDTLNHAQTIAGQSVLYRSLAKPLDSIEVIKSKQQAAEAIADDDELKQQLQDIVEQASSNEKNLYSLLYGEFLGSFGTAREENEIEGFGYLQYKRGTRFMLDLVDQVKAVPETQSAYLNDVLGQIKNFTETRAYSLMKGPVFISEQGIQSKQERKGSWIPAIIFKPNLFKPLLIALFFGVLWALANFFPTSLFSISKESIPVVSIFFVPLLLIYFPVVGGFDRDSCIIPLRNEFKTSQAVGETLDALGQLDELLAFIKFRESFGGDLALPQFIEADHHRINLVNARNPVLAYQNPEYVGNDFQLDDDKLVLVTGPNSGGKTAFCKTVTQIQLLGQIGCYVPVKSATLTVADKIFYQVPEISHLDDGEGRFGTELKRTRDIFLATTAKSLVVLDELSEGTTFEEKLESSSNVLDGFYRKGNSTILITHNHQLVDNFVAKGIGLPKQVEFAGGAPTYKLIEGISRVSHADRVAKKIGFSKEDIDKYLADSKSSADKT; encoded by the coding sequence ATGAAATCGACAATATTACAAACTTGGCCTGAAAATTGGCCGGATACACGATCAAGCCGGTTTGCCGAGGGCGAACCGGGCGTACTCGACGCGGGCGCTTTCAGCGCGATTGAAGTCGATGAGATCTTCGATACTTTAAATCACGCTCAAACTATCGCCGGACAATCGGTTTTGTATCGCTCGCTCGCCAAACCGCTCGACTCTATCGAAGTTATCAAATCGAAGCAACAAGCGGCCGAAGCCATAGCTGATGACGACGAATTGAAACAACAGCTTCAAGACATTGTTGAACAAGCCTCGAGTAATGAAAAGAATCTTTATTCGTTGTTATACGGAGAATTTTTGGGTTCTTTCGGAACAGCGCGAGAAGAAAATGAAATCGAAGGTTTCGGCTATCTTCAATACAAGCGCGGCACCCGATTCATGCTGGACCTAGTTGATCAAGTCAAGGCCGTGCCTGAAACGCAAAGCGCCTATCTGAATGATGTATTGGGGCAGATTAAAAACTTTACCGAGACTCGAGCTTACTCATTGATGAAAGGCCCGGTATTTATCAGCGAACAAGGCATACAGAGCAAACAGGAACGAAAAGGATCGTGGATCCCGGCGATTATTTTTAAGCCTAATCTCTTTAAACCCTTATTGATTGCTCTTTTTTTTGGTGTACTTTGGGCGCTTGCGAACTTTTTTCCTACTAGCCTGTTTAGTATTTCGAAGGAATCGATACCGGTGGTATCGATTTTCTTTGTGCCGCTACTGTTAATTTATTTTCCTGTAGTCGGCGGTTTTGATCGGGACAGTTGTATTATTCCGTTACGCAATGAGTTTAAAACTTCGCAAGCGGTTGGCGAAACCTTAGATGCGCTGGGCCAATTAGATGAATTGCTTGCGTTTATAAAATTCCGGGAAAGCTTCGGTGGAGACCTTGCTCTTCCGCAATTTATCGAAGCCGATCATCATCGTATCAATCTCGTTAATGCGCGCAATCCTGTTCTTGCTTACCAGAATCCGGAATATGTCGGTAACGATTTCCAATTGGATGATGATAAGCTGGTTTTAGTTACGGGCCCCAACAGCGGCGGTAAAACAGCATTTTGTAAAACGGTCACGCAAATTCAGCTATTGGGACAAATCGGCTGCTATGTACCGGTCAAATCGGCGACTCTAACCGTTGCCGATAAGATTTTCTATCAAGTACCGGAAATCAGTCATTTGGATGATGGAGAAGGGCGTTTCGGTACCGAGCTAAAAAGAACTCGGGATATCTTTTTGGCTACGACGGCTAAAAGCCTCGTAGTGCTCGATGAGCTATCCGAAGGCACGACCTTCGAAGAAAAGCTCGAGTCGTCTTCCAATGTGCTTGACGGTTTTTACCGAAAAGGCAACAGCACTATTTTAATCACACACAACCATCAATTAGTCGATAATTTTGTCGCGAAGGGCATCGGCTTGCCGAAACAAGTCGAATTTGCCGGCGGTGCGCCTACCTATAAGTTAATAGAGGGTATATCCAGAGTCAGTCATGCCGATCGGGTAGCTAAGAAAATAGGGTTTTCCAAGGAAGACATCGACAAATATTTGGCCGATTCGAAAAGCAGTGCCGATAAAACATAA
- the folE gene encoding GTP cyclohydrolase I FolE, giving the protein MEEYFSKIIEAVGEDVTREGLIDTPKRASDAFKFLNNGYEKSLDDVLNNAIFEADTEDMVIVKDIELYSLCEHHLLPFIGKCHVGYLPQGKVLGLSKVARIIDMYARRLQIQEKLTKQIADAIEKSINARGVAVVIEAKHLCMMMRGVEKQNSVMTTSVMTGIFREEISTRSEFLNLINR; this is encoded by the coding sequence ATGGAAGAGTATTTTTCCAAAATTATCGAAGCAGTCGGCGAAGATGTGACCCGGGAAGGTTTGATCGATACGCCTAAGCGGGCATCGGATGCATTCAAGTTTTTGAATAACGGTTATGAAAAATCTTTGGACGATGTGTTAAATAACGCTATATTTGAGGCCGATACTGAAGATATGGTCATCGTTAAGGATATCGAGCTTTATTCGTTATGCGAACACCACCTATTACCCTTCATCGGCAAATGCCATGTCGGTTATCTACCTCAAGGTAAGGTACTGGGTCTTTCGAAGGTTGCCCGAATTATCGATATGTACGCCAGACGCTTACAGATCCAGGAAAAATTGACTAAACAGATTGCCGATGCTATCGAGAAATCCATCAATGCCAGAGGTGTTGCGGTGGTCATAGAAGCAAAACATCTATGCATGATGATGCGCGGTGTCGAAAAACAAAATTCGGTGATGACGACGTCAGTGATGACGGGAATTTTTAGGGAAGAAATTAGTACCCGCTCGGAGTTTTTGAATTTGATCAATCGTTAA
- a CDS encoding HDOD domain-containing protein — protein sequence MSLLNFFFKDNKQGSACSINPDSITVETLKTLIPIRSLNEEMLESFATDRYSEVFPANTILFNQGEQNDSAYFLLKGTVIISDSAGKNYEVEANTARAKFPLCSGIKHALNVIAKTDVSLLRVSHKIMCALPPSSHHPAPLNIPKELTDNRLLQAFSQYYLEEKMDVPSLPEIAFKLRKAIQADIGVAEAVRIIQLDPVIAAKLIQVANCPLYLTAIPAKTCFEAVNRIGLKATQNLVISLSLKQIFHSQNPLIKKILDRVWRQSIYISCICYVLASETKKVNPEEALLGGLVCDIGIVPFLNFAANLPEDYYKEESLERVIPFIRGPVSAYILREWSFPEELYEIPLYADDWYQHRGNQISLIDIVVLSRLHSKIGTPEMANLPEITSIPAASKLDFIQLSPENSLHILHDAQTKINEAKRAFAI from the coding sequence ATGTCTTTATTGAATTTTTTTTTCAAGGATAACAAACAAGGTTCCGCCTGCAGCATTAACCCTGATTCGATAACGGTTGAAACGCTGAAAACGTTGATTCCCATTCGGAGTTTAAATGAAGAAATGCTGGAGTCTTTCGCAACCGACCGGTACTCTGAGGTTTTTCCCGCCAACACTATTTTGTTCAATCAGGGCGAACAAAACGACTCCGCTTATTTTTTATTGAAGGGAACGGTCATTATTTCCGACAGTGCCGGAAAAAATTATGAAGTCGAAGCTAATACCGCACGCGCTAAATTTCCCCTCTGTAGCGGTATCAAACACGCCTTGAACGTTATCGCAAAAACCGACGTAAGTCTATTGAGGGTTTCGCATAAAATCATGTGCGCGCTGCCGCCCTCTTCTCATCATCCCGCTCCGCTTAACATACCGAAAGAATTAACCGATAACCGTTTATTGCAAGCTTTTTCACAGTATTACCTAGAAGAAAAAATGGACGTGCCGTCGCTGCCGGAGATTGCTTTTAAACTGCGCAAAGCAATTCAAGCCGACATTGGCGTGGCCGAAGCCGTTAGAATAATTCAGCTGGATCCGGTTATTGCGGCAAAATTGATTCAAGTTGCAAACTGCCCGTTATATTTAACCGCCATTCCGGCTAAAACATGCTTCGAAGCAGTCAATAGAATCGGTTTAAAGGCAACCCAAAATTTAGTGATTTCTCTCAGTCTTAAACAAATATTTCATTCTCAGAATCCACTGATCAAAAAAATACTGGATAGGGTTTGGAGGCAAAGCATCTACATTTCCTGTATTTGCTACGTCTTAGCTAGCGAAACCAAAAAAGTCAATCCGGAAGAGGCTTTACTCGGGGGCTTGGTTTGCGATATAGGGATTGTTCCTTTCTTGAATTTTGCCGCTAACCTTCCGGAGGATTACTACAAGGAAGAGTCGCTTGAGCGTGTCATTCCCTTTATAAGAGGCCCTGTCAGCGCCTATATCTTGCGAGAATGGAGTTTTCCCGAAGAACTCTACGAAATACCTTTGTATGCCGACGATTGGTACCAACATCGCGGCAATCAGATTTCTCTCATCGATATCGTCGTATTATCAAGACTGCATAGTAAAATCGGCACACCGGAGATGGCTAATTTGCCGGAAATAACCTCCATACCGGCAGCAAGCAAACTGGATTTTATCCAACTCTCGCCGGAAAACTCGTTACATATTCTTCATGACGCGCAAACTAAAATTAACGAAGCCAAGCGAGCTTTTGCAATATAG
- a CDS encoding SPFH domain-containing protein, with protein sequence MIFNGIKRQLRSVIQWNNPHPEALLEQWTDNGDEIKNASKLIVGPGQGCIFVYEGKVKAVIQEPCLVELNTANIPFWTTIKKFMQFFVSEHKVAIYFFRKTKILDQKWGTTSPIKYEDPKYHFPVGLKAYGNFSYRILDAEDFFNNIVGNHNNFYINEFREIMAARIMHPLADYLAESRFSYADIDANREEIAHGMHIKLSTAFQKLGFEITDFRIEGTDFDEDTQTRIKRIADLTAETHAAQIAGIDYTQLQQLEAMRDAARNESGAAGLGMAMGAGLGFGQSMAQTAIPVQTSQPQGNSEAVQKLAQLKQMHDSGLITEQEYADKRKEILDRF encoded by the coding sequence GTGATTTTTAACGGTATTAAACGACAGCTTCGTTCGGTCATACAATGGAATAACCCGCATCCGGAAGCGCTGCTCGAACAATGGACGGACAACGGCGATGAAATCAAAAATGCTTCCAAGTTGATAGTCGGGCCCGGACAAGGCTGCATTTTTGTTTACGAAGGTAAAGTCAAAGCGGTCATTCAAGAACCTTGCCTAGTCGAACTCAACACCGCGAATATTCCGTTTTGGACGACGATTAAAAAATTCATGCAGTTTTTTGTCAGCGAACATAAAGTTGCGATCTATTTTTTCAGAAAAACTAAAATTCTCGATCAAAAATGGGGGACCACATCACCCATCAAATATGAGGATCCGAAGTATCATTTTCCGGTAGGACTAAAAGCCTACGGCAATTTCAGTTATCGAATTTTAGATGCCGAAGATTTTTTCAATAACATCGTCGGCAATCATAACAATTTTTATATCAACGAGTTTCGCGAAATCATGGCGGCTCGTATCATGCATCCATTAGCCGATTATCTTGCCGAAAGTCGATTCAGCTATGCCGACATCGACGCGAATCGCGAAGAAATCGCACACGGCATGCACATCAAATTATCAACGGCCTTTCAAAAACTCGGTTTTGAAATCACCGATTTTCGCATCGAAGGCACCGATTTCGACGAGGATACGCAAACACGCATCAAACGTATTGCCGACTTGACGGCCGAGACACATGCCGCGCAAATCGCAGGTATCGATTATACGCAACTGCAACAACTAGAGGCGATGCGCGACGCAGCCAGAAATGAAAGCGGTGCGGCAGGACTTGGCATGGCCATGGGTGCGGGCCTCGGTTTCGGGCAATCCATGGCGCAAACCGCTATACCGGTTCAAACCAGTCAACCGCAAGGTAATTCGGAAGCGGTGCAAAAGTTAGCGCAATTAAAACAGATGCATGATTCCGGCTTGATTACCGAGCAAGAATACGCCGATAAAAGAAAAGAAATTCTCGATCGTTTTTAA
- a CDS encoding gamma carbonic anhydrase family protein, which yields MSIRKFKDKQPVIGRSVLIDPSAVVIGDVVLGDDVSVWPSTVIRGDVESIRIGDGTNVQDGSVLHVSHAGPFSPQGHPLTIGRGVTIGHNAVVHACTVGDFCLIGIGAIILDGAVLENYIMLGAGALVPPGKKLESGFLYVGSPVKQVRPLTDREKEFLEYSYQHYIQLKNEHLQQNTAQPAQHSC from the coding sequence GTGTCGATTAGAAAATTTAAAGATAAACAGCCTGTTATAGGGCGTTCGGTTTTGATTGACCCAAGCGCTGTCGTCATTGGCGACGTCGTATTGGGCGATGACGTGTCGGTTTGGCCTTCGACCGTTATTCGGGGCGATGTAGAGTCGATACGTATCGGCGATGGTACTAATGTACAAGACGGTTCGGTCTTGCATGTTTCCCATGCCGGTCCGTTTTCGCCTCAAGGCCATCCGTTAACGATTGGTAGAGGCGTTACGATAGGTCATAACGCGGTGGTTCATGCTTGTACCGTCGGCGATTTTTGTTTAATCGGCATCGGGGCGATCATTTTGGATGGGGCGGTTTTAGAAAATTACATCATGCTCGGCGCCGGTGCGTTAGTGCCGCCCGGCAAAAAGCTCGAAAGCGGTTTTCTTTATGTCGGCAGTCCCGTCAAGCAGGTTCGTCCATTGACGGATCGCGAAAAAGAATTTTTGGAATATTCTTATCAGCATTACATTCAGTTGAAAAATGAGCATTTGCAACAAAATACGGCACAACCGGCCCAGCACAGTTGCTGA
- a CDS encoding HDOD domain-containing protein yields the protein MSNWFSHIIDHFTSKPAESKNDLQEHIDNHPVTAAPILSCDKPFKTSRIKQPVEILKQFVPIRNLDDAAIDLLQQRTNCYRAGNTIFVRGQNNKGKVFYLHKGTLELTPDCESIYQMSADSPLSHLPLNSGKTIGATAIAKTDVEIIEISAELIKLWTEQSKTNATQLELIDIDLPKQIEDNGFFSDFCRIYRENKLTLPSLPAVALKLKQAMEFEIDVREAAKIIQIDPPIATKLVQIANSPLYSPISPVTNCQEAVTRLGLNATRQLVMGIGLKQMFRCQNKHLLGAMQSLWKNSLYTSSLSFILAQESGKVNPEDALLAGLISDIGIIPLLHFAEQHPEHYKNRSELDDTIPVLRAPIGKLVLHTLGFSEELEQIPHHAEDWYYDSGDKLTLTDIVILAKLHSYIGIQHDKKLPYINSIPAYTKLNNGKLTPDFSLHILHKAQQRIDAAMQILS from the coding sequence ATGTCCAATTGGTTTTCCCATATAATCGATCATTTCACGTCCAAGCCCGCTGAATCTAAAAACGATCTACAGGAACATATTGATAATCATCCAGTTACGGCTGCCCCTATTTTATCCTGCGACAAACCTTTCAAGACAAGTCGCATAAAACAGCCAGTCGAAATACTAAAACAATTCGTACCGATAAGAAACCTTGACGATGCGGCAATCGATCTTTTGCAGCAACGGACAAACTGTTATCGGGCTGGCAATACGATTTTCGTTAGAGGCCAAAACAATAAAGGCAAAGTGTTTTATTTGCACAAAGGAACACTCGAATTGACACCGGACTGCGAAAGCATCTATCAAATGAGCGCCGATTCGCCGCTGTCGCATTTACCGCTTAACAGCGGCAAAACTATTGGCGCGACGGCAATCGCCAAAACCGATGTGGAGATCATCGAAATATCGGCAGAACTCATTAAATTGTGGACCGAACAAAGTAAAACGAATGCAACGCAATTAGAACTGATCGATATCGACCTGCCTAAACAAATCGAAGATAACGGTTTTTTTAGCGATTTTTGCCGGATTTATCGCGAAAACAAGCTAACTTTACCATCTTTGCCAGCAGTCGCTCTAAAACTCAAACAAGCGATGGAATTCGAGATTGATGTCCGCGAAGCCGCCAAAATTATTCAAATCGACCCCCCAATCGCCACCAAGCTAGTCCAGATCGCCAACAGCCCTCTTTACTCTCCAATTTCGCCGGTAACCAATTGCCAGGAAGCGGTCACCCGCCTTGGCTTAAACGCCACTCGGCAATTAGTGATGGGCATCGGACTCAAACAAATGTTTCGATGTCAAAACAAACACTTGCTTGGTGCCATGCAATCGCTTTGGAAAAACAGTCTGTACACCTCAAGCCTCAGTTTTATATTGGCTCAGGAGAGCGGTAAAGTGAATCCCGAGGATGCCTTGTTAGCTGGACTCATCAGCGATATCGGCATCATCCCTTTGCTGCATTTTGCCGAACAACACCCTGAGCACTATAAAAATCGCTCCGAACTTGATGATACCATCCCAGTTTTAAGAGCGCCCATCGGCAAATTAGTCTTGCATACCCTCGGTTTTTCCGAAGAACTCGAGCAAATACCGCATCATGCCGAAGACTGGTATTATGACAGCGGCGATAAACTGACGCTGACCGACATTGTCATACTGGCTAAATTACACAGCTATATCGGCATTCAACATGATAAAAAGCTACCCTATATCAATTCGATTCCTGCATACACGAAATTAAACAACGGCAAATTGACGCCGGACTTTTCACTGCATATCCTGCACAAAGCGCAGCAGCGCATCGATGCAGCGATGCAAATTCTTTCTTGA